A window of the Hordeum vulgare subsp. vulgare chromosome 5H, MorexV3_pseudomolecules_assembly, whole genome shotgun sequence genome harbors these coding sequences:
- the LOC123452380 gene encoding sodium/hydrogen exchanger 6-like, translating to MAMELSMALAAPPGGGLLAPPPPAPPGKEQQVAGVGILLQISMLVLSFVLGHVLRRHRFYYLPEASASLLIGLVVGGLANISNTETNTRTWFNFHEEFFFLFLLPPIIFQSGFSLSPKPFFANFGAIVTFAILGTFIASIVTGMLVYLGGLTFLMYKLPLVECLMFGALISATDPVTVLSIFQELGSDVNLYALVFGESVLNDAMAISLYRTMSSVRSNAAGGENIFMMILQFLEIFVGSMSSGVGVGFISSLLFKYAGLDIDNLQNLECCLFVLFPYFSYMLAEGLGLSGIVSILFTGMVMKHYTYSNLSDNSQRFVSAFFHLLSSLAETFVFIYMGFDIAMEEHSWSHVGFIIFSIIFIIVARAANVFSCAYLVNISRPEHRRIPLNHQKALCFSGLRGAMAFALALQSVHELPEGHGKTILTATTAIVVLTVLLIGGSTGTMLEALDVIGDENTSIETYEDNNGYIPPTYEEGTSSGGGLRMKLKEFHKSTTSFTALDKNYLTPFFTSQTDDDADDFGDQPQNQRQGFYDQ from the exons ATGGCGATGGAGCTGAGCATGGCCCTGGCGGCGCCGCCGGGGGGCGGGCTGCTGGCCCCGCCCCCTCCCGCCCCGCCCGGCAAGGAGCAGCAGGTGGCGGGGGTGGGGATCCTGCTGCAGATCTCCATGCTCGTGCTCTCCTTTGTGCTCGGCCACGTCCTCCGCCGCCACCGCTTCTACTACCTCCCCGAGGCCAGCGCTTCGCTCCTCATCG GACTAGTTGTTGGTGGGCTTGCTAATATTTCGAACACAGAGACCAACACTAG GACATGGTTCAACTTCCATGAAgaattcttcttcttgttcttattaCCTCCTATAATATT CCAATCAGGATTCAGCTTATCCCCA AAACCATTCTTTGCCAACTTTGGGGCTATTGTTACTTTTGCCATTCTTGGGACATTCATCGCTTCCATCGTAACTGGGATGCTTGT CTATCTTGGTGGACTCACATTTCTAATGTATAAACTTCCACTGGTTGAATGTCTTATGTTTGGTGCTCTTATATCCGCGACTGATCCTGTCACAGTATTATCAATATTCCAG GAACTGGGAAGTGATGTTAACTTGTATGCTCTGGTGTTCGGCGAATCTGTTTTAAACGATGCG ATGGCAATTTCTCTTTACAG gacaaTGTCATCAGTCAGGAGTAATGCAGCAGGAGGCGAGAACATTTTTATGATGATTCTACAGTTCCTTGAGATCTTTGTTGGTTCAATGTCATCAG GTGTCGGAGTTGGATTTATCTCTTCTCTT CTATTCAAATACGCGGGATTGGATATTGACAA TCTTCAGAACTTGGAGTGCTGCCTTTTTGTTCTCTTCCCATACTTCTC GTATATGTTAGCGGAAGGACTTGGCTTGTCAGGAATTGTTTCTATACTATTCACAGGGATG GTTATGAAGCACTATACGTACTCTAACCTGTCAGATAACTCGCAGCGCTTTGTTTCCGCCTTTTTTCACTTGCTATCATCTTTGGCTGAAACATTTGT CTTCATTTATATGGGCTTTGATATCGCCATGGAAGAACATAGCTGGTCACACGTTGGGTTCATCATCTTCTCGATT ATATTTATAATTGTTGCAAG GGCAGCAAATGTCTTTTCTTGTGCCTACTTGGTTAATATATCACGGCCAGAACATCGGCGTATACCTCTAAATCACCAGAAGGCTCTTTGTTTCagtg GGCTTAGAGGAGCCATGGCTTTTGCGCTTGCTCTCCAATCTGTGCATGAACTTCCTGAAGGACATGGAAAGACGATATTAACAGCTACCACAGCCATTGTCGTTTTAACG GTTCTTCTTATTGGAGGGTCGACAGGCACCATGTTAGAAGCTTTGGATGTAATTGGTGATGAAAATACATCAATAGAA ACTTACGAGGATAACAATGGTTACATTCCCCCAACTTATGAGGAAGGCACATCGTCTGGAGGAGGATTGAGAATGAAACTCAAGGAGTTCCACAAAAG CACAACATCGTTCACCGCCCTTGACAAGAACTATCTAACTCCATTTTTCACCAGTCAgactgatgatgatgctgatgatttcG GTGATCAGCCCCAAAACCAGAGACAAGGGTTCTATGACCAATAG